Proteins from one Stenotrophomonas aracearum genomic window:
- a CDS encoding sulfurtransferase — MIANTAAYHFTPVADPDALCATLLARAEAADLRGTVLVAGEGINLFLAGSETGIDGFYATLHADPRFAGMRVKTSYSRMQPFARLKAKVKPEIISFRIDDGQPLAYPRAPSVDPATVQRWLRQGHDDDGKPVVMLDTRNTQEIEFGTFQDALVLPITKFTDLPDALAPHRDALRDSTVVSFCTGGIRCEKAALWMRNDGMDNVLQLEGGILGYFEAVGGEGYDGRCFVFDERVALDPALNPMVDHAAE, encoded by the coding sequence ATGATCGCCAATACCGCCGCCTACCACTTCACCCCCGTTGCCGACCCGGACGCGCTGTGCGCCACGCTGCTGGCGCGCGCCGAGGCCGCCGACCTGCGCGGCACGGTGCTGGTGGCAGGGGAGGGCATCAACCTGTTCCTGGCCGGCAGCGAAACGGGCATCGACGGCTTCTACGCCACCTTGCACGCCGATCCGCGCTTCGCCGGGATGCGGGTCAAGACCAGCTACAGCCGGATGCAGCCGTTCGCCCGGCTCAAGGCCAAGGTCAAGCCGGAGATCATCAGCTTCCGGATCGATGACGGCCAGCCGCTGGCCTATCCGCGCGCGCCCTCGGTAGACCCGGCTACGGTGCAGCGCTGGCTGCGCCAGGGCCACGACGATGACGGCAAACCGGTGGTGATGCTCGACACCCGCAACACGCAGGAGATTGAGTTCGGTACCTTCCAGGACGCGCTGGTGCTGCCGATCACCAAGTTCACCGACCTGCCTGACGCCCTGGCCCCCCACCGCGACGCGCTGCGCGACAGCACGGTGGTCAGTTTCTGCACCGGCGGCATCCGCTGCGAAAAGGCAGCGCTGTGGATGCGCAACGACGGCATGGACAACGTGCTGCAGCTCGAAGGCGGCATCCTCGGCTATTTCGAGGCGGTTGGCGGCGAAGGCTACGACGGCCGCTGCTTCGTCTTCGACGAACGCGTGGCGCTGGACCCGGCGCTGAACCCCATGGTCGATCACGCCGCGGAATGA
- a CDS encoding DUF6164 family protein: MSKLLLNLRNVADDEIQDVTALLDQAGIAHYWTEPSPWGISFGGIWVSDDGDQPRAKALMAEYQQARSVRVRAERQAALADGSAETFGTLLRRRPLFVVAVLAGMLAAAALVLLPFVLLRG, encoded by the coding sequence ATGTCGAAACTGCTGCTCAACCTGCGCAACGTCGCGGACGATGAAATCCAGGACGTGACCGCCCTGCTGGACCAGGCGGGCATCGCCCATTACTGGACCGAGCCCAGCCCCTGGGGGATCTCGTTCGGCGGCATCTGGGTGAGTGACGACGGCGACCAGCCGCGCGCCAAGGCGCTCATGGCCGAGTACCAGCAGGCGCGCAGCGTGCGGGTCCGTGCAGAGCGCCAGGCCGCCTTGGCCGATGGCAGCGCGGAGACCTTCGGCACGCTGCTGCGGCGCCGCCCGCTGTTCGTGGTGGCGGTGCTGGCCGGCATGCTGGCCGCCGCCGCCCTGGTGCTGCTGCCGTTCGTGCTGCTGCGCGGGTGA
- a CDS encoding FMN-binding glutamate synthase family protein has protein sequence MHRYLAYVLAILLFPLCVWLATIWPAWYWGVGITAAMIAIGTWDLVQKRSTLRRNYPVLAHFRYGLESIGPEIRQYFVQSDLEDVPFSRQQRALIYQRSKNEMDVVPFGTLRSTYAVDYEWINHSLAPTEVADHDFRVLIGPNCAKPYSASVFNISAMSFGSLSANAIRALNEGARRGGFYHDTGEGSISPYHREMGGDLVWEIGSGYFGCRDEHGAFSEERFVANANTDQVRMIEIKLSQGAKPGHGGVLPAAKVSAEISVTRGVPMGVDCVSPSKHSAFNTPVELLQFVARLRELSGGKPVGFKLAIGHPWEWFGIAKAMQETGLLPDFIVVDGAEGGTGAAPAEFIDHVGVPMHEALLLVHNTLVGLDLRDRIRVGAAGKVSSAFEIARTIALGADWCNAGRGFMFALGCIQSLSCHSDRCPTGIATQNPNRWRHLDAADKATRVHNYHENTLRALRDLLCAAGLQHPAELGPEHIVRRVSPVEIRSLASLYRYLSPGELLRRVPDHAVFHDFWSDARSDSFEPPARIRALRNSKSR, from the coding sequence ATGCACCGGTACCTGGCCTACGTGCTCGCCATCCTGTTGTTCCCGCTCTGCGTCTGGCTGGCCACGATCTGGCCGGCCTGGTACTGGGGCGTGGGGATCACCGCGGCCATGATCGCGATCGGCACCTGGGACCTGGTCCAGAAGCGCAGCACGCTGCGCCGCAACTACCCGGTGCTGGCCCACTTCCGCTATGGGCTGGAATCGATCGGGCCGGAAATCCGCCAGTACTTCGTGCAGAGCGACCTGGAAGACGTGCCGTTCTCGCGCCAGCAGCGCGCGCTGATCTACCAGCGCTCCAAGAATGAAATGGACGTGGTCCCGTTCGGCACGCTGCGCAGCACCTATGCGGTGGACTACGAGTGGATCAATCACTCGCTGGCGCCCACTGAAGTAGCCGACCATGACTTCCGCGTGCTGATCGGGCCGAACTGCGCCAAGCCGTATTCGGCCAGCGTGTTCAACATCTCGGCGATGAGCTTCGGCTCGCTCTCTGCCAATGCGATCCGCGCGCTCAATGAAGGCGCGCGGCGCGGTGGGTTCTATCACGACACCGGCGAAGGCTCGATCTCGCCGTACCACCGCGAAATGGGCGGCGACCTGGTGTGGGAGATCGGCTCGGGCTACTTCGGCTGCCGCGACGAACACGGCGCTTTCAGCGAAGAGCGGTTCGTGGCCAACGCCAACACCGACCAGGTGCGCATGATCGAGATCAAGCTGTCGCAGGGCGCCAAGCCTGGCCACGGCGGCGTGCTGCCGGCGGCCAAGGTCAGCGCCGAGATCTCGGTCACGCGCGGTGTGCCGATGGGCGTGGACTGCGTGTCGCCGTCGAAGCACTCGGCGTTCAACACGCCGGTGGAACTGCTGCAGTTCGTGGCGCGGCTGCGCGAACTCTCCGGCGGCAAACCGGTGGGATTCAAGCTTGCGATCGGACATCCGTGGGAGTGGTTCGGCATTGCCAAGGCGATGCAGGAAACCGGGCTGCTGCCGGACTTCATCGTGGTCGACGGCGCCGAGGGCGGAACCGGCGCGGCACCGGCGGAGTTCATCGACCATGTCGGCGTGCCGATGCACGAGGCGCTGCTGCTGGTGCACAACACGCTGGTCGGGCTGGACCTGCGCGACCGCATCCGGGTCGGCGCGGCCGGCAAGGTCAGCAGTGCGTTCGAGATCGCCCGCACCATCGCGCTGGGCGCGGACTGGTGCAACGCCGGTCGCGGTTTCATGTTTGCGCTGGGCTGCATCCAGTCGCTGAGCTGCCACAGCGACCGCTGCCCGACCGGCATCGCCACCCAGAATCCGAACCGCTGGCGCCACCTGGACGCGGCCGACAAGGCCACCCGCGTGCACAACTACCACGAGAACACGCTGCGCGCGCTGCGCGACCTGCTCTGTGCGGCCGGCCTGCAGCACCCGGCCGAGCTGGGCCCGGAGCACATCGTGCGTCGCGTCTCCCCGGTGGAGATCCGCTCGCTGGCCTCGCTTTACCGCTACCTCAGCCCCGGCGAACTGTTGCGCCGCGTCCCCGACCACGCCGTCTTCCACGACTTCTGGTCCGACGCCCGTAGCGACTCCTTCGAGCCGCCCGCGCGCATCCGGGCATTGAGAAACAGCAAATCGCGGTAG
- a CDS encoding LLM class flavin-dependent oxidoreductase, protein MQLSILDLAPVCEGSDTTGAFANMLDLAQHAEGWGYHRYWLAEHHNMPGIASAATAVLIGHVAGGTQRIRVGAGGIMLPNHSPLQVAEQFGTLASLYPDRIDLGLGRAPGTDQPTARALRRYFDSADQFPQDVRELLHYFEPAQPGQAVRAVPGAGIPVPVWLLGSSLFSARLAAAMGLPFAFASHFAPDAMDEALAVYRREFRPSQYLTAPYAVLGLNVVAAESEAEAKRLFTTQQQSFVNLRRGKPGLIPPPIDDIEAFWQPHEKLGVQNALACAVVGDLRQVSEGMAAFAARHKPDELLLTANIYDHGARKRSFGLAMQAWQSAQRTATL, encoded by the coding sequence ATGCAATTGTCGATTCTCGATCTGGCCCCGGTCTGCGAAGGCAGCGACACCACCGGCGCCTTCGCCAACATGCTCGACCTGGCCCAGCACGCCGAAGGCTGGGGCTACCACCGCTACTGGCTGGCTGAACACCACAACATGCCCGGTATCGCCAGCGCTGCCACGGCGGTGCTGATCGGGCACGTGGCCGGCGGCACCCAGCGGATCCGGGTCGGCGCCGGCGGCATCATGCTGCCCAACCACTCCCCGCTGCAGGTGGCCGAGCAGTTCGGCACGCTGGCCTCGCTGTACCCGGACCGGATCGACCTCGGCCTGGGCCGCGCGCCGGGCACCGACCAGCCGACTGCACGTGCGCTGCGCCGTTATTTCGACAGCGCCGACCAGTTCCCGCAGGACGTGCGCGAACTGCTGCACTACTTCGAACCGGCCCAGCCGGGGCAGGCGGTGCGCGCGGTGCCGGGCGCGGGGATTCCGGTGCCGGTGTGGCTGCTGGGCTCGAGCCTGTTCAGTGCGCGCCTGGCCGCTGCGATGGGCCTGCCGTTCGCCTTCGCTTCCCACTTTGCGCCCGACGCAATGGATGAGGCGCTGGCGGTGTACCGCCGCGAATTCCGTCCTTCCCAGTACCTGACCGCGCCGTATGCGGTGCTGGGCCTGAACGTAGTCGCCGCCGAATCCGAAGCCGAAGCCAAGCGCCTGTTCACCACGCAGCAGCAGAGCTTCGTCAACCTGCGGCGCGGCAAGCCTGGCCTGATCCCGCCGCCGATCGACGACATCGAGGCGTTCTGGCAGCCGCACGAAAAGCTGGGCGTGCAGAACGCGCTGGCGTGTGCCGTTGTGGGCGACCTGCGCCAGGTCAGCGAAGGCATGGCCGCGTTTGCCGCGCGGCACAAGCCGGACGAACTGCTGCTCACCGCCAACATCTACGACCACGGGGCGCGCAAGCGTTCGTTCGGGTTGGCTATGCAGGCGTGGCAGTCCGCGCAGCGCACCGCCACGCTGTGA
- a CDS encoding hemolysin family protein produces MSEMSVMTSRKSRLKQMAGSSKRAAKALELSEKPESFLSTVQIGITVIGVLTGLLGGDAIGEAIASWIKGLMPGFGHAELVGKGLAVTLITFVTLIFGELVPKRLALTRSEDIAGLVALPMSWLAKLAFPFVWLLSKTTRLVLRLLGLGSDEAASVTEEEIRMLVAESHEAGVIDAHERDMMNRVMRLGDRTADSLMTPRNRIAWLDTQADAEKNLAAMREHEFSRYPVYRGNDQDIVGVLEVKSLVTRLVRDEHSLFQQLREPLYVSESTHAMKLLEIFREEQQSMALVVDEYGEIQGLVTISDLMGAVVGRMQSVENVDEDALVVTREDGSLLVDGSLSIEDLRELMGNAELPDAEDGDYYTLAGMCIHYFGRIPHAGEYFDWAGWRIEIVDLDGARVDKLLMRALAEEESDELTG; encoded by the coding sequence ATGTCCGAGATGTCGGTCATGACCTCGCGCAAGAGCCGCCTGAAGCAGATGGCCGGCTCCTCCAAGCGTGCCGCGAAGGCCCTGGAGCTGTCCGAGAAGCCCGAAAGCTTCCTTTCCACCGTCCAGATCGGCATCACCGTGATCGGCGTGCTGACCGGCCTGCTCGGCGGTGACGCCATCGGCGAGGCCATCGCCAGCTGGATCAAGGGCCTGATGCCCGGCTTCGGCCATGCCGAACTGGTCGGCAAGGGCCTGGCGGTCACGCTGATCACCTTCGTCACCCTGATCTTCGGCGAACTGGTGCCCAAGCGCCTGGCCCTGACCCGTTCGGAGGACATCGCCGGCCTGGTGGCCCTGCCGATGAGCTGGCTGGCCAAGCTGGCCTTCCCGTTCGTCTGGCTGCTGTCCAAGACCACCCGCCTGGTCCTGCGCCTGCTCGGCCTGGGCAGCGACGAAGCGGCCAGCGTGACTGAAGAAGAGATCCGCATGCTGGTGGCCGAAAGCCACGAGGCCGGCGTGATCGACGCGCACGAGCGCGACATGATGAACCGCGTGATGCGCCTGGGCGACCGCACCGCCGACAGCCTGATGACCCCGCGCAACCGCATCGCCTGGCTGGACACCCAGGCCGACGCCGAGAAGAACCTGGCGGCGATGCGCGAGCATGAGTTCTCGCGCTATCCGGTGTACCGCGGCAACGACCAGGACATCGTCGGCGTGCTCGAAGTGAAGAGCCTGGTCACCCGCCTGGTGCGCGACGAGCACTCCCTGTTCCAGCAGCTGCGCGAGCCGCTGTACGTCTCCGAATCCACCCATGCGATGAAGCTGCTGGAAATCTTCCGCGAAGAGCAGCAGTCGATGGCGCTGGTGGTGGACGAATACGGCGAGATCCAGGGCCTGGTCACCATCAGCGACCTGATGGGCGCGGTGGTCGGCCGCATGCAGTCGGTGGAGAACGTCGACGAGGACGCCCTGGTGGTCACCCGCGAGGACGGCTCGCTGCTGGTGGACGGCTCGCTGTCGATCGAAGACCTGCGCGAACTGATGGGCAATGCCGAACTGCCCGATGCCGAGGACGGCGACTACTACACGCTGGCCGGCATGTGCATCCACTACTTCGGCCGCATTCCGCATGCGGGCGAGTACTTCGACTGGGCCGGCTGGCGCATCGAGATCGTCGACCTGGACGGCGCGCGCGTGGACAAGCTGCTGATGCGCGCACTGGCCGAAGAGGAGAGCGATGAACTCACCGGCTGA
- a CDS encoding pyridoxamine 5'-phosphate oxidase family protein — MAEHDRQQHIKQLAELIRGVDIAMFTTTGVDGRLYSRPLGTQEVEFDGDLWFATAADSPKVAEIALNPRVNVAYASQSKNTYVSVAGIARVVDDRAKVEELWSPPMKLFFPGGKDDPNLRLIHVSAESAEYWDGPGTLLGKALSFVLSAVTDEPGALSDNGVVSGSYR; from the coding sequence ATGGCCGAGCACGATCGCCAGCAGCACATCAAACAACTGGCCGAACTGATCCGCGGCGTGGACATCGCCATGTTCACCACCACCGGCGTCGACGGCCGGCTCTACAGCCGTCCGCTGGGCACCCAGGAAGTCGAGTTCGATGGCGACCTGTGGTTCGCCACCGCCGCCGACAGCCCCAAGGTGGCCGAGATCGCGCTCAATCCGCGGGTCAACGTGGCCTACGCCTCGCAGTCGAAGAACACCTATGTGTCGGTCGCCGGCATCGCGCGCGTGGTCGACGATCGTGCCAAGGTCGAGGAACTGTGGTCGCCGCCGATGAAGCTGTTCTTCCCGGGTGGCAAGGACGATCCGAACCTGCGCCTGATCCACGTCAGCGCCGAGTCGGCCGAATACTGGGACGGCCCGGGCACGCTGCTGGGCAAGGCGCTGAGTTTCGTGTTGTCGGCAGTGACCGACGAGCCGGGCGCGTTGTCGGACAACGGCGTAGTATCAGGGTCATACCGGTAG
- a CDS encoding nucleotide sugar dehydrogenase — MTESNLPFPHAASAAAQARICVIGLGYVGLPLTVAFGAVQPTLGYDIDAARVAELQQGRDHTLELEPQELAAAVHARYSADPDDLSDCNVYIVTVPTPIDAHEQPDLGPLRAASILIASVLKRGDLVIYESTVYPGTTEEVCVPLLEAGSGLRFNQDFHCGYSPERINPGDRQRRLADIRKITSGSTAEVAAVVDALYARIIHAGTWPAPSIRVAEAAKVIENIQRDVNIALVNELALIFDRLGIDTQDVLDAAGSKWNFLPFRPGLVGGHCIGVDPYYLLHKSESVGYHPDLIHTARQVNNRVGAHVAQRVLALLQARGHALPQARVLVLGVTFKENCPDLRNSRALELAQALQDAGAQVQVQDPWVGPATLQGSGLHWVDTPDPQGYDAVVLAVAHDRFRNMDRAAIQALLRPDGVVYDVKSVWPRDVVDDRL; from the coding sequence ATGACCGAATCCAACCTGCCGTTCCCGCACGCGGCCAGCGCCGCCGCGCAGGCGCGCATCTGCGTCATCGGGCTGGGCTATGTGGGCCTGCCGCTGACCGTGGCCTTCGGCGCGGTGCAGCCGACACTGGGCTATGACATCGACGCTGCACGGGTCGCCGAGCTGCAGCAGGGCCGCGACCATACCCTGGAGCTGGAACCGCAGGAACTGGCGGCCGCGGTGCACGCGCGCTACAGCGCCGACCCCGACGACCTGTCCGACTGCAACGTCTACATCGTCACCGTGCCGACGCCGATCGATGCACACGAGCAGCCCGACCTCGGCCCGCTGCGCGCCGCCAGCATCCTGATCGCCAGCGTACTCAAGCGCGGCGACCTGGTGATCTACGAATCCACCGTGTATCCGGGCACCACCGAAGAAGTGTGCGTGCCCCTGCTGGAAGCCGGCTCGGGCCTGCGCTTCAACCAGGACTTCCACTGCGGCTACAGCCCGGAACGGATCAACCCGGGCGACCGCCAGCGACGCCTCGCGGACATCCGCAAGATCACCTCCGGCTCCACCGCCGAAGTGGCCGCGGTGGTTGACGCGCTGTATGCGCGCATCATCCATGCCGGTACCTGGCCGGCGCCGTCGATCCGCGTGGCCGAAGCGGCCAAGGTGATCGAGAACATCCAGCGCGACGTCAACATCGCGCTGGTCAATGAACTGGCGTTGATCTTCGACCGGCTCGGCATCGACACCCAGGACGTGCTGGACGCGGCCGGCAGCAAGTGGAACTTCCTGCCATTCCGGCCGGGCCTGGTGGGCGGGCACTGCATCGGCGTGGACCCGTACTACCTGCTGCACAAGTCCGAAAGCGTGGGCTACCACCCCGACCTCATCCACACCGCGCGCCAGGTCAACAACCGGGTCGGCGCGCACGTGGCGCAGCGGGTGCTGGCGCTGCTGCAGGCGCGGGGCCACGCGTTGCCGCAGGCGCGCGTGCTGGTGCTGGGCGTGACCTTCAAGGAGAACTGCCCGGACCTGCGCAACAGCCGCGCGCTGGAGCTGGCCCAGGCCCTGCAGGACGCCGGTGCCCAGGTGCAGGTGCAGGACCCGTGGGTGGGGCCGGCCACGCTGCAGGGCAGCGGCCTGCACTGGGTGGATACGCCGGACCCGCAGGGCTACGACGCAGTGGTGCTGGCGGTGGCGCATGACCGCTTCCGGAACATGGACCGCGCCGCGATCCAGGCGCTGCTGCGCCCGGACGGGGTGGTGTACGACGTGAAATCGGTCTGGCCGCGCGATGTGGTCGACGACCGGCTGTAG
- a CDS encoding DUF47 domain-containing protein, translated as MFSLQTIFGSGKQFYTLLDEAAQAAHDSAKALHSMLREADRQPALDAFKLARLRERAASDKISQALVDSFMTPIEREDIEALGSALYKIPKQVEKFADRYSLATKHLEHIDFAPRAAMLEQAASVVVEMVSDLRHMNLDRMTALNEKLRALENEADRLMLELYRDIYSGRLDNLQMFLLKEFFEILEKAIDRCREAGVVAYQIVLKNS; from the coding sequence ATGTTCTCTCTGCAGACCATTTTCGGCTCCGGCAAACAGTTCTACACCCTGCTGGACGAGGCTGCCCAGGCCGCCCACGACAGCGCCAAGGCGCTGCATTCGATGCTGCGCGAAGCGGACCGCCAGCCGGCGCTGGACGCGTTCAAGCTGGCGCGCCTGCGCGAGCGCGCGGCGTCGGACAAGATCAGCCAGGCGCTGGTGGACAGCTTCATGACCCCGATCGAGCGCGAGGACATCGAAGCGCTGGGGTCGGCGCTGTACAAGATTCCCAAGCAGGTCGAGAAGTTCGCCGACCGCTACTCGCTGGCGACCAAGCACCTGGAGCACATCGACTTCGCGCCGCGCGCGGCGATGCTGGAGCAGGCGGCCAGCGTGGTGGTGGAGATGGTCAGCGACCTGCGCCACATGAACCTGGACCGGATGACGGCGCTCAACGAGAAGCTGCGCGCGCTGGAGAACGAAGCGGACCGGCTGATGCTGGAGCTGTACCGCGACATCTATTCCGGTCGCCTGGACAACCTGCAGATGTTCCTGCTCAAGGAGTTCTTCGAGATCCTGGAAAAGGCCATCGACCGCTGCCGCGAGGCGGGCGTGGTGGCGTACCAGATCGTGCTGAAGAACAGCTGA
- a CDS encoding TIGR03862 family flavoprotein: protein MDEAVPAMRRVAIIGGGPAGLMAAETVRAAGHAVDVYEAKGSPGRKFLIAGKGGLNLTHSDPLDVFVARYREGAAEVGAWLADFDGPALRAWAQGFGIDTYVGSSGRVFPMDRKAAPLLRGWVRRLKESGVRFHVQHRWTGWDADGALQFNTPDGVARVQADAVVLAMGGGSWPELGSDAAWVAPLAARGVEIAPIKPANCGFDIAWTPYFRERQAGAPLKPVVAHWTALDGQPRSQQGECVISADGIEGSLVYAMAADLRDSLARDGEVVVQLDLLPGQSDAQVLEKLRKPRQGRSFGEHLRRQLGLGGVKSALLFEVLGRQAGDLPAESVATALKRLPLSLLRPRPIAEVISTAGGVRLEALDPQLMLRAMPGTFCAGEMLDWEAPTGGYLLTACFASGLRAGRGVIDHLSRVQP, encoded by the coding sequence ATGGACGAAGCCGTACCCGCGATGCGACGCGTTGCCATCATCGGTGGCGGCCCGGCCGGGCTGATGGCGGCCGAAACCGTGCGCGCCGCCGGCCATGCCGTGGACGTGTACGAGGCCAAGGGCTCGCCCGGGCGCAAGTTCCTGATCGCCGGCAAGGGTGGCCTGAACCTGACCCATTCCGATCCGCTGGACGTGTTCGTGGCGCGCTACCGCGAGGGCGCTGCGGAGGTTGGCGCGTGGCTCGCCGATTTCGACGGCCCCGCGCTGCGCGCGTGGGCGCAGGGCTTCGGCATCGACACCTATGTCGGCAGCTCCGGCCGGGTGTTTCCGATGGACCGCAAGGCCGCGCCGCTGCTGCGCGGCTGGGTGCGCCGCCTGAAGGAATCCGGAGTGCGTTTCCACGTGCAGCATCGCTGGACCGGCTGGGACGCGGACGGCGCGCTGCAGTTCAATACGCCGGACGGCGTGGCGCGCGTGCAGGCCGATGCCGTGGTGCTGGCGATGGGCGGCGGCAGCTGGCCCGAGCTCGGCTCGGATGCGGCGTGGGTGGCACCGCTGGCCGCGCGCGGCGTGGAAATCGCGCCGATCAAGCCGGCCAACTGCGGGTTCGACATCGCCTGGACGCCCTACTTCCGCGAACGCCAGGCCGGTGCGCCGCTCAAGCCGGTGGTGGCCCACTGGACCGCGCTGGACGGCCAGCCGCGTTCGCAGCAGGGCGAATGCGTGATCAGCGCCGACGGCATCGAAGGCAGCCTGGTGTACGCGATGGCGGCCGACCTGCGCGACTCGCTGGCGCGCGATGGCGAGGTGGTCGTGCAGCTGGACCTGCTGCCCGGGCAGAGCGACGCGCAGGTGCTGGAGAAGCTGCGCAAGCCGCGCCAGGGCCGCAGCTTCGGCGAACACCTGCGTCGCCAGCTAGGCCTGGGCGGGGTGAAGTCGGCGCTGCTGTTCGAGGTGCTGGGCAGGCAGGCGGGCGACCTGCCGGCCGAGTCCGTGGCCACCGCGCTGAAGCGCCTGCCGCTGTCGCTGCTGCGGCCGCGTCCAATCGCCGAGGTGATCAGTACCGCCGGCGGGGTGCGGCTGGAGGCATTGGATCCGCAGTTGATGCTGCGCGCGATGCCCGGAACGTTCTGTGCCGGCGAGATGCTGGACTGGGAAGCGCCGACCGGGGGTTACCTGTTGACCGCGTGCTTTGCGAGCGGGTTGCGGGCTGGGCGTGGGGTTATCGACCATTTGAGTCGCGTCCAACCGTAG
- a CDS encoding FKBP-type peptidyl-prolyl cis-trans isomerase, with the protein MRRLPKFLLVPALLSLLAACTPPGPPPGGSIAAFEKIDTQPGTGAEATPGSTIVVHYTGWVYDEKAADKHGEKFDSSVDRGEPFSFGLGKGQVIRGWDEGFAGMKVGGKRTLMIPAEYGYGASGAGPIPPNASLVFDVELLDVKPR; encoded by the coding sequence ATGCGTCGTCTGCCGAAATTCCTGCTGGTTCCCGCGCTGCTCTCGCTCCTGGCCGCCTGTACCCCGCCCGGCCCGCCGCCGGGTGGCAGCATCGCCGCGTTCGAGAAGATCGACACCCAGCCCGGCACCGGCGCCGAGGCCACCCCGGGCAGCACCATCGTGGTCCATTACACCGGCTGGGTGTACGACGAGAAAGCGGCCGACAAGCACGGCGAGAAGTTCGACAGCTCGGTCGACCGCGGCGAGCCGTTCAGCTTCGGGCTGGGCAAGGGCCAGGTCATCCGGGGCTGGGATGAAGGGTTTGCCGGCATGAAGGTCGGCGGCAAGCGCACTCTGATGATCCCCGCCGAATACGGCTACGGCGCCTCCGGCGCCGGCCCGATCCCGCCGAACGCCTCGCTGGTGTTCGACGTGGAGCTGCTTGACGTCAAGCCGCGCTGA
- a CDS encoding exopolysaccharide biosynthesis protein: MNSPADPPSGPDQRRPEYQNEGIRTLLAMFDHGDPDERLRLGQILQGLQQSAFGVFLFVAILPSFIPIPGIGGAVSGPLVILIGAQMLCGMRRPWLPAFIANRGPRRGTMHRFLARIDGPLRRLDRMLKPRRSWFLVPLPAHAFTGLLLILTGVLLSLPIPFTNYLFGFQLLLFSLALLERDGTLMLVNWIGAIAAVLFFSFSSGQLVQYLTELFQKWF; this comes from the coding sequence ATGAACTCACCGGCTGATCCGCCGTCGGGGCCGGACCAGCGCCGGCCCGAGTACCAGAACGAGGGCATCCGCACCCTTCTGGCGATGTTCGACCATGGCGATCCGGACGAGCGCCTGCGCCTTGGCCAGATCCTGCAGGGCCTGCAGCAGAGCGCGTTCGGGGTCTTCCTGTTCGTGGCGATCCTGCCGTCGTTCATCCCGATTCCGGGCATCGGCGGCGCGGTCAGTGGACCGCTGGTGATCCTGATCGGCGCGCAGATGCTGTGCGGGATGCGACGTCCCTGGCTGCCGGCCTTCATCGCCAACCGCGGGCCGCGGCGCGGCACCATGCACCGGTTCCTGGCCCGGATCGACGGGCCACTGCGGCGCCTGGACCGCATGTTGAAGCCGCGGCGTTCGTGGTTCCTGGTGCCGTTGCCGGCGCATGCATTCACCGGGCTGCTGCTGATCCTGACCGGCGTGCTGCTGTCGTTGCCGATCCCGTTCACCAACTATCTGTTCGGATTCCAGCTGCTGCTGTTCTCGCTGGCGCTGCTGGAACGGGACGGCACGCTGATGCTGGTAAACTGGATCGGCGCGATCGCAGCGGTGCTGTTCTTCAGCTTCAGCTCGGGGCAGCTGGTGCAGTACCTGACGGAGTTGTTTCAGAAGTGGTTCTGA
- a CDS encoding BLUF domain-containing protein has product MALHAFAYVSEAVEGIDGSDIDRILAAASSFNKVTGVTGVLMFDGQRFLQYLEGPDDGVASVEQRVLNARSHLRVRALARGEVATRHFPRWTMASSRIDPEVMSAIVDAEWLGFSAAPPVEGQRRVGFARLLELWTGVSGELEPAAVTLGS; this is encoded by the coding sequence ATGGCATTGCACGCGTTCGCCTACGTCAGCGAAGCGGTCGAAGGAATCGACGGGTCGGACATCGACCGCATACTCGCCGCCGCATCGAGCTTCAACAAGGTCACCGGTGTCACGGGTGTCCTGATGTTCGACGGCCAGCGCTTCCTGCAGTACCTGGAAGGGCCGGATGATGGCGTGGCCTCGGTCGAACAGCGGGTCTTGAACGCCCGCAGCCACCTGCGCGTCCGCGCGCTGGCCCGTGGCGAAGTGGCCACCCGCCATTTCCCGCGCTGGACCATGGCGTCTTCCCGGATCGACCCGGAGGTGATGAGCGCGATCGTCGATGCCGAGTGGCTGGGATTCAGCGCGGCCCCACCGGTGGAGGGTCAGCGGCGGGTGGGTTTCGCACGCCTGCTGGAACTGTGGACCGGCGTTTCCGGCGAGCTGGAGCCGGCCGCGGTGACCCTCGGTTCGTGA